The Sinorhizobium alkalisoli genomic interval CGGCAATTCCGCTCGTAGGGGCCGAGATTCATGCCGTATTTCTCCTGCCGGAGATAGTAGGAGGAGTCGACGTCCCTGAGCAGCGGCAGCTTGTGGCCCGCTTCTTTCGACCAGGCGGCAAGCTCGGGGATCTCGTCGAACAGAATATATTGATGGCTCATCACCATCATCGGGACCTCGCGGCCGAACATCCTGCCGACCTCACGAGCGTAATAGCCCGCGGCATTGACGACATATTCGCAGCGGATTTCGCCTTGCGGCGTCGTCAGCACCCATTCGTCCGTTTCGCGCCGCGCAGCGGTCACCGGGCAGAAGCGGACGACCTTCGCACCGAGATCACGCGCCCCCTTGGCAAGCGCCTGGGTCAATTGCGCCGGATCGATATCGCCGTCATAGGGATCGTAGAGCGCGCCGGTCAGATCATGCGTTTCGAGGAACGGATAGCGGCCGCACATCTCGTCCGGCGTCAGGATATCGAGGTCCATGCCCTGATAGCGTCCCATGCCGACGACGCGCTTGAACTCCTGCAGCCGCGCCTTCGAATGGCCGAGGCGGATCGAACCCGTGACGTGGTAGTTCATCGGGTAGTCGACGCGTGCCCCGAGTTCGCGATAGAGCGAAGCGGAATAGCGCTGCATGTTCATGATCGACCAGGAGGAGGAAAAGGTCGGCACATTGCCGGCCGCGTGCCACGTCGAGCCGGCGGTGAGCTCGTTCTTCTCCAGGAGCACGCAATCGCTCCATCCGGCTCTGGCAAGGTGGTAGAGCGAGGAGGCCCCGACGGCTCCCCCGCCAATGATCACGACGCGTGCGTGAGACGGCAAACTCGACATGCACTCTCCCTCTTTTGCCGCGATATTTGACGAGGAGCGACGCGCCATCAAGCGAGCGATCAAGGCTTTATTGATCGACAATTTCGATTAGATTGCGTGATGACGGTCGGGAGAGCGACGCAAAAATGCAAGTTGATCTGATTGAGACATTTCTGGACCTGATGGAGACGCGCAGCTTCAACCGCACGGCCGAACGGCTGAACGTCACCCAGTCCACCATTTCGCATCGGATGAAGGCGCTCGAGGCCCAGTTCAGCCGCAAGCTCTTCAGCCGCAACAAGGGCGGCACCGTTCCGACAGCCGCCGGCTTGCGCTTTCTCGATTATGCAAAAGCCTTGCAAAATCAATGGCACGAGGCAACGCGGGCAGTGGCGGGTGCCGGCGCGCTGGAACGTTCGATGCGGCTCGCCATCCAGCATGATCTCGCCGAGAGCTTTGTCGGCCCCTGGCTGGCGGCAATCCGCCGCGAGTTCCCGGAGACCGAGATCTACATGGAGGCGGACTATTCGAACCAGATGAACCGCGATCTCGCCGCCGGCGATCTCGATCTCGCGATCCTCTATACGCCGCATTACCTGCCCGACCTGCACTACGAACG includes:
- a CDS encoding LysR family transcriptional regulator, translating into MQVDLIETFLDLMETRSFNRTAERLNVTQSTISHRMKALEAQFSRKLFSRNKGGTVPTAAGLRFLDYAKALQNQWHEATRAVAGAGALERSMRLAIQHDLAESFVGPWLAAIRREFPETEIYMEADYSNQMNRDLAAGDLDLAILYTPHYLPDLHYERIGELHYKMVSAEPRDLAGIRAETYIRANYSPAFERVHRLALPHLSVAPVAAGQNMAITALLQTLGGAAYVTGDTAARLASDGLAYIVSEAPVIPQAIYAATSLRSRHAHQHRKIIGLMMELLSGP